In Mycolicibacterium aubagnense, the DNA window TGGTTGAGCAGATAGCCTTCGCTGCCCATGATCTCGACGCCGTCGTACCCGGCTTCGCGAGCCAATAGCGCGCACTTCACGAAGTCGTTGATGGTGCCTTCGACGTCACGTAGCGCCCGCGGCCGAAATGGGTTGATGGGGGCCTTGATCGACGATGCGCTGACCGAAAGCGGGTGGTAGGCATAGCGTCCCGCATGCAGCACCTGTAGCAGGATCTTGCCGCCCTCGGAATGTACTGCGGTGGTGACCTTTTGGTGGCGGCGCGCGTCACTCGACGACAGCATCTCGGCCGCGAACGGCAGCAGCCACCCGGTGCGGTTGGGCGCGTAGCCGCCGGTGATGATCAGCCCGACGCGGCCGCGGGCCCGCTCGGCGAAGTACTCGGCCAGCTTGCCGGTGTCGCGGGCCCGGTCTTCGAGGCCGGTGTGCATCGAGCCCATGATCACCCGGTTGCGCAGTGTGGTGAAGCCAAGGTTCAACGGGGACAACAGGTTCGGATAGGGCGTTGAATGCGGTACAGTCATCGGTTTCCTCTCAATGCCAGCAGAACTTCGTCCAACCAGTCCACCGATCCCTGCTCGGCGCGGATACCGCCGCGCAGCACCAGGTATTGGTGCAGCGCGCTGCCGGTGAGCGTGGATGGATCGGGGAACTGACGTTTCTCGTAGCCGAAGTAGGTGTCGAGCAGGGCGGCGCGTTCAGCGCGCAGTGCGTGAATCTGCGCGTGCAGGGCGTCGGTGCTCTCCGTGGATCCGTACGCCGCCCCGCGTAGCTTCACCGCGAGTTCGCGAGTGCGTGCGTCGGTGACGGAACTGCCGCGGCCGGTGAGCGGTTCGGCGATCCAGCGCTCGAGTTCGGCCCGGCCGGTGTCCGTCACCGAGTAGACCTTTTTGTCCGGCCGCCCGTGCTGCGAGACGACTTCGACGGTGACCCAGCGGTCGGCGTCCATGGCCCGCAGCGTCTTGTAAATCTGCTGGTGGGTGGCGGCCCAGAAATAGCCGATCGACCGGTCGAACCGGTTCGCCAATTCATAACCAGAACCGGCTTGTTCGCAGAGCGCCACCAGGATCGCGTGGGGGAGGGCCACGGCATGAGCCTAGGTGCTACCGGCGGTCCTATGCAACAAATTGCAAAGCGAAAATGACACGCGTAAAAAGCTGCGGGTAGGAGCTAGTCGGACGGTATGTGCAACGTCTAGTATCAGTAACCACGCGCCACCCTCCCCGGGCGGCGCGTAAAGTTAGGTAACACTGAGCCAGACGCTTCGGTACGGGCGCACCATACTGACGTCTGCTCGTTGATTCCTGACGAGCCAGCAGCCCACTGGAACAGGAGAACTACCGGTGACGTACGTCATTGCCGAACCCTGCGTCGACGTCAAAGACAAGGCATGTATCGAAGAATGCCCGGTCGATTGCATCTACGAGGGTGCACGCATGCTGTACATCCACCCCGATGAGTGCGTGGACTGCGGCGCTTGTGAGCCCGTCTGCCCCGTCGAGGCCATCTACTACGAGGACGACGTCCCCGACCAGTGGAGCGGATACACCCAGAGCAACGCCGACTTCTTCGCCGAGCTCGGCTCGCCGGGTGGTGCGTCGAAGGTCGGCCAGACCGACAACGACCCGCAGGCGGTCAAGGATCTCGCGCCGCAGGGCGAGTGACCCTGTCCGCTAGAGCGAAAGTCTCGGCTGCGCTGCCGGTGTTCCCGTGGGACACGCTGGCCGACGCAACCGCGACCGCACGTGCCCATCCGGACGGCATCGTCGATCTGTCCGTCGGCACGCCCGTTGACGCGGTGGCCGATGTCATCAGGGAGGCGCTGGCCGCTGCCAGTGCCTCACCCGGTTACCCGACGACGGCCGGCACGCCGGCCCTGCGCGCGTCGGCGGTGGCTGCCCTGCAGCGTCGCTACGGCATCACCGGCGTGCCGGAGCAGGCAGTACTGCCTGTCATCGGCACCAAAGAGGTGATCGCCTGGCTGCCGACCCTGCTCGGGTTGGGGGCCGCCGACACCGTCGTGGTGCCCGAGCTGGCCTATCCGACGTACGACGTCGGCGCGCGGCTGGCCGGTGCCCAGGTGCTGCGGGCTGATTCGCTGACTCAGATCGGGCCGCAGACGCCCGCCCTGATCTACCTCAACTCGCCCAGTAACCCGACCGGCAAGGTGCTGGGGGTCGACCACCTGCGCAAGGTCGTCGGCTGGGCCCGTGAGCGCGGTGTCATCATCGCGTCAGACGAGTGCTACCTCGGTCTGTCGTGGGACGCCCAGCCGCTGTCGGTCCTGCATCCCGACGTCTGCGACGGTGACCACACCGGTCTGCTCGCCGTGCACTCACTGTCCAAGACGTCGTCCCTGGCGGGCTACCGGGCCGGTTTCGTCGCCGGTGACCCGGCGCTGGTCGCCGAACTCCTCGCGGTCCGCAAGCACGCCGGCATGATCGTCCCGACACCCGTGCAGTCCGCGATGGTCGCCGCCCTCGACGACGACGAACACGAACGCGTCCAGCGGGACCGCTACGCCACGCGTCGCGACGCACTGCTGGCCGCGGTCCGCGGTGCCGGCTTCACCGTCGAACACTCCGAAGCCGGCCTGTACCTGTGGGCCACCCGTGGTGAGTCCGGGCGCGCGACCGTCGCCTGGCTGGCCGAGCGCGGCATCCTCGTCGCCCCCGGCGAGTTCTACGGCCCGGCCGGTGAGCAGTTCGTGCGCATCGCACTGACCGCGACCGACGAGCGCATCGCCGCCGCGGTTTCCCGGCTGGCCTAGTTTCCGCGAACGCGAAGTCCCCCAGCCGCTGGTGGGTGGCGACCCTGGTCCTGGTGGAAATCATCGCTTTCTTTTACGTGTCTTGCCTGTCCATGATGGGCACATGACCCAGCTGAGCCGGGAAGAGGACGACCTCCTGACCGAGGTGGTGGCCCAGGTCCGGTGCTGGCTCGACGACGCCGCGCGCCTGCCCGTTGCCCCGGCCGGTCGTCGATTGGCTGATGTGCTTCGCGATCCGCATGGCCTGGAATTCACCGTCGGATTCGTCGACCGCGTGATCCGGCCCGAAGACCATCGGGTCGCGGCTGCCAACCTGCGCGCCCTCGCGCGTAACGCCCCTGGCTTCCTGCCGACGCATGAACGGCTGTTGATCAAGCTCGGGGCTCTGGTGTCGGTGATCGCGCCCGGCCTGGTCATCCCAGTCGCCCGGAATATGTTGCGCCGCATGGTCGGTCACCTCCTTGTCGACGCGACCGACGCCCGTCTCGGACGATCCATCGCCCGGATTCGCAAGCGCGGCGTGGGGCTCAACATCAATTTGCTCGGTGAGGCGGTGCTGGGGCGGGCCGAGGCGGCCAGACGGCTGAAAGGCACCGAACGGCTACTTGCCCGTCCCGACGTCGACTACGTGTCGATCAAGGTCTCGGCCACGGTGCCGCCGCACTCGCCGTGGGCGTTCGACGAGGCCGTCGATCACATCACGCAGAACCTGCTGCCGTTGTTCACCCAGGCGGCGACCGCACCGACGAAGAAGTTCATCAACCTCGACATGGAGGAGTACCGAGACCTGGAGCTGACGATCGCGGTGTTCACCCAGCTGCTGGACCGGCCCGAACTGCTCGACCTCGAAGCCGGGATCGTGTTGCAGGCTTATCTGCCCGATGCGCTCCGCGCGATGATGCGACTGCAGGACTGGGCTCATGCGCGCCGCGAGCGGGGCGGTGCGGGCATCAAGGTTCGGCTGGTCAAAGGCGCCAACCTACCGATGGAACACGTGGAGGCGTCGCTGCACGGCTGGCCACTGGCGACCTTCTCGACCAAACAGGACACGGACACGAATTACAAGCGGGTGCTGGATTATGCACTGCGGCCCGGCCACACCGCGAATGTCCGTGTCGGTGTCGCCGGGCACAACCTCTTCGATATCGCCTATGCGTGGACGCTCGCCGGGCGTCGCGGCGTCCGGGATCACGTGGAGTTCGAGATGCTGCTGGGCATGGCCGAGGCACAGGCCGAAGCCGTCCGGCGCACCGTCGGCGGTCTGCTGCTGTACGTACCGGTGGTGCACCCCAAGGACTTTGACGTGGCCATCGCCTACCTCGTGCGCCGGTTGGAGGAAGGTGCCAGCCAGGACAACTTCATGTCCGCGGTGTTCGAGTTGCACGACGACCAGGCACTCTTCGAGCGGGAGAAGGACCGATTCGTGGCCGCACTGGCCGAAGTCGACGACAGTGGGGCGAGCGAAGCGACGGGGGGAGCCGGCGTTCCGGAGCCGAATCGCCGACAGGACAGGCGAACTGATGACCCTCGAGCGGCGATGAGCCCGGCCGGTGGGTTCACGAATATCGCCGACACGGATCCGGCACTGCCCGGCAATCGACAGTGGGGACGAGCGATCACCGACCGGATCGCCGCGTCGTCGGCAGGTGTGGAGCTGGTCGCCGAGCACACCGTGCGGAGCGCCGCCGCGCTGGACGGGATCATCACCGACGGCGTGGCCGCGGGCGCGAAGTGGGCGGCGTCAACCGGTGCCGAACGTGCGGCAGTCCTTCGGCGTGCGGCCGCAACGCTGCAGGCAGCGCGGGCGGTATTGCTGGAGGTGATGGCATCCGAGTGCGGCAAGACGCTGGATCAGGGCGATCCAGAGGTCTCTGAGGCCATTGATTTCGCGAATTACTATGCGGCACAGGCGGAAAGTCTCGGTGCCGTCGACGGCGCCGTCGCGGTGCCGGCTGGACTGACGGTGGTGACGCCACCATGGAACTTCCCGGTGGCGATCCCCGCCGGATCGGTGCTGGCCGCACTGGCCGCGGGCAGCCCGGTCCTCGTCAAACCTGCCACGCAGGCCAGGCGGTGTGGATCCGTTATGGTGCAGGCGCTTTGGGACGCCGGGGTGCCGCGCGATGTGCTGCAGTTGGTACACCTCGATGAGGGCGAGCTCGGCACCCAATTGGTATCCGACCCGCGAGTTGCCCGGCTGATCCTCACCGGCGCCTTTGACACCGCGGAATTGTTTCGCAGCTTCCGGC includes these proteins:
- the dapC gene encoding succinyldiaminopimelate transaminase; the encoded protein is MTLSARAKVSAALPVFPWDTLADATATARAHPDGIVDLSVGTPVDAVADVIREALAAASASPGYPTTAGTPALRASAVAALQRRYGITGVPEQAVLPVIGTKEVIAWLPTLLGLGAADTVVVPELAYPTYDVGARLAGAQVLRADSLTQIGPQTPALIYLNSPSNPTGKVLGVDHLRKVVGWARERGVIIASDECYLGLSWDAQPLSVLHPDVCDGDHTGLLAVHSLSKTSSLAGYRAGFVAGDPALVAELLAVRKHAGMIVPTPVQSAMVAALDDDEHERVQRDRYATRRDALLAAVRGAGFTVEHSEAGLYLWATRGESGRATVAWLAERGILVAPGEFYGPAGEQFVRIALTATDERIAAAVSRLA
- a CDS encoding PadR family transcriptional regulator, producing MALPHAILVALCEQAGSGYELANRFDRSIGYFWAATHQQIYKTLRAMDADRWVTVEVVSQHGRPDKKVYSVTDTGRAELERWIAEPLTGRGSSVTDARTRELAVKLRGAAYGSTESTDALHAQIHALRAERAALLDTYFGYEKRQFPDPSTLTGSALHQYLVLRGGIRAEQGSVDWLDEVLLALRGNR
- a CDS encoding proline dehydrogenase family protein, with product MTQLSREEDDLLTEVVAQVRCWLDDAARLPVAPAGRRLADVLRDPHGLEFTVGFVDRVIRPEDHRVAAANLRALARNAPGFLPTHERLLIKLGALVSVIAPGLVIPVARNMLRRMVGHLLVDATDARLGRSIARIRKRGVGLNINLLGEAVLGRAEAARRLKGTERLLARPDVDYVSIKVSATVPPHSPWAFDEAVDHITQNLLPLFTQAATAPTKKFINLDMEEYRDLELTIAVFTQLLDRPELLDLEAGIVLQAYLPDALRAMMRLQDWAHARRERGGAGIKVRLVKGANLPMEHVEASLHGWPLATFSTKQDTDTNYKRVLDYALRPGHTANVRVGVAGHNLFDIAYAWTLAGRRGVRDHVEFEMLLGMAEAQAEAVRRTVGGLLLYVPVVHPKDFDVAIAYLVRRLEEGASQDNFMSAVFELHDDQALFEREKDRFVAALAEVDDSGASEATGGAGVPEPNRRQDRRTDDPRAAMSPAGGFTNIADTDPALPGNRQWGRAITDRIAASSAGVELVAEHTVRSAAALDGIITDGVAAGAKWAASTGAERAAVLRRAAATLQAARAVLLEVMASECGKTLDQGDPEVSEAIDFANYYAAQAESLGAVDGAVAVPAGLTVVTPPWNFPVAIPAGSVLAALAAGSPVLVKPATQARRCGSVMVQALWDAGVPRDVLQLVHLDEGELGTQLVSDPRVARLILTGAFDTAELFRSFRPDLPLLAETSGKNSIIITPHADLDLAVKDLVYSAFGHAGQKCSAASLGIVVGSVARSARFRDQLVDAVTSLKVGHPTDPTVQMGPIIEPAHGKLLRALTQLAPGEQWLVAPRQLDDTGRLWSPGVKTGVRRGSEFHLTEYFGPVLGLLAADDLDEAIAIQNQVDYGLTAGLHSLDRTEIERWIDRVQAGNAYVNRSTVGAIVRRQPFGGWKKSAVGAGAKAGGPNYLIGLSDWRSVPATETASVSPSVRAILDAARNFALGPEELDFLERSFGSDAHAWATEFGVARDVSALMAEKNVFRYLPVRVTVRAENAGLAVVLRVVGAAVLAGSRVTVSTREPLDAAIVDLLETAGVACRVEDSVAWRNTLRDKAPGRVRLLGGSREQFGRDSSGNVGIALYAGPVVEAGRIELLTFLREQAIAVTAHRFGSPTPLSENLFR
- the fdxA gene encoding ferredoxin is translated as MTYVIAEPCVDVKDKACIEECPVDCIYEGARMLYIHPDECVDCGACEPVCPVEAIYYEDDVPDQWSGYTQSNADFFAELGSPGGASKVGQTDNDPQAVKDLAPQGE